In the Sinomonas cyclohexanicum genome, CCGACGGTGTCCGCGTGCCCGCGCTCGACGCCGCCGTCCGTGCCCTGCTCCAGGTCTCCTTCTGGGCCGGAAACACCCGTGCTCATTCGGTCACCTGCCTTCCTCGCGCGCACAGTGGACAGACATCGGGAAGCCGGCACCCGCCCGTGAAGCCGGCCCCCGGCTCATGCCGAGCCTCGAAGGTTGCCCCTGCCATGATCTCGGCGGCCCTCTCGACGAGCTGGATCGCCCACGCCGCGTCGGTCAGGGCCGCCTGCCGCTGGACGACGAGCTTCGTCGACCCGCTGCCCAGCTGGACGAGTTCAGCTCCCCCTGACTCGGGAGCGTGCGCAGGGGCGCCCGGTTCCTCGCTGAACGCGCCGGCAGCGACGGCCACCTGGTAGGCGGCAAGCTGTGCGTGCTGCTCGAGTTCCGCGGCGGTGGGCCTGCGGCTTCCGGTCTTGAGGTCCACGACGACGAGCCTGCCCGCCTCGTCGCGCTCGAGCCGATCGACCTGGCCGCGAAGAACCGTGCGCGCGGCGATCTCGGCCGTGCTGACGCCGTCGAGAGGCGCCTCGAAGTCCACCTCGACACCTGCAAGCTGCCGTTCATTCGTGCGGACGTACTCGGCGAGCTTGCGGACCATGTCCGTTGCCTTCGCGAGGTCGATCTCGCCCTCCCACGAGTCGCCGAGGCCCAAAGCCGGCCAGCGGCGCTGGAGCTCCGCGGTGTAGTCGGCGAATGTCCCGTCTGGGAGGTCCTGCGCGATGGAGTGGACGAGCGTCCCCAGCGTGCGGGCGAAGTCGGTCGCGGCCTCTCCCCCGGCGGCGGAGACGAACCAGTCGAGCGGGTTCTTCGAGGCGGTCTCCACCTTCGACGGGGAGACGTGCACGGTGCCGTCCGGTGGGACGACCGGCGCAGTGCTGCTCAGAGGGGCGAGACCGTACCACTCCCCTGGGTGCGCTCCGGGTACGCCCGCGGCGGCGAGTTCGGCCAGGAGGCCGGCGGCGAAGGGAGCGTCGGCATCGTCGGCCTCGACCGACTGCCGCAACTCGGCCACGAGCGGCCGCAGGCCGAGCGTGCGGGGCACCTCGGTGAAGGGTCTGACGGCCACGCCCTCGGGCAGGGGCGAGATGTAGTCCAGGAACGGCGAAGGCACCTCATCCTCCGTCGATGCACCGGTGCAGACGAGACGCTCGGACGCGCGCGAGATGGCCGCGGAGAACGAGCGCAGCTCGTCGTAGCGGATGTCCTTCAGCCTCGAGCGGGGGGTCACCAGGAGGGCGGACACGACGCCGAGGTCGAGGCAGTCGGTGAAGAGCGTGCTGCCGAGGAGCTCGCCGCGCAGCCTCGTGTTGGGCCACGTGCCGTCCTGGAGTCCAGCGACGAACACGAGCCGCCATTCGCGCCCGGCCGCACTCGCCGGGGTGAGGAGCTCGACCGCGTCGGCGCTCTGTGCCCGGGGCGCGAGCGTGTCCATGGGCAGCTCCTGCTCGGTGAGGTAGTCGAGGAACTGCGCGGGCGAGGCGCCGGGGAGCCTGTCGACGTAGCGCTCCGCCGTGTGGAAGAGCGCCATGAGCGCGTCGAGGTCGCGGTCCGCGCGCAGCCCGAGCACGCCCCCGGCCAGCGCGAGGTCGTACCAGCGTTTGGAGAGCCCGGCTGCATCCCACAGGGCCCACAGCACGGTCTCCGCGGTGGCCCCAGGTTCGGCTGACGCAGACCGGCCTCCGGCGATCATGCGTGCGATCCTGCGGGCCGCGCTCGCCCCAATGCCGAGCGAGTCGAGCGTGCCCGGCACCCCGACGGCCTCGACGAGGAGCGCGTCGCTTCCCCGTCCGCCGCCGGCGGACAGCTCGAGCTGGCGGAGGGACTGGCGGA is a window encoding:
- a CDS encoding ATP-dependent helicase, with product MTLQGTHASQLTLLPPAPPAARDWTPSPDQQEVLALRSGSGPVLVWGGPGTGKSSVLVESAAARVLRDGVDPAGVLLLAPARAASARLRDAFTARLDRSLSAPPARTWQSYAFDLIRRARTEGRLDWLPRPPRLLSGAEQDLIVKQLLEGHLASQRGPSWPKGFEAALATRGFRHEVRELFDRITEYGTTADELAELGARAGRPEWIAAAQLYTEYRDVLELRMPEAFDPAGIITAARMILAEDPELLAQERARLGLVCVDDVQESSPSILELLAVLGEGRDVIATAAPDVVVQGFRGARPELVPSLRALLGPLTELSLTTSHRLPAELAEAWEGVAQRISAVPGGQAARRLAAPRRAGTRAGAGGAGPAHDGGAPAAEAHVLHSPLHELRYLSHRIQEARLLGGVEYGEMAVIVRSGAKLAQIQRFLAGQGIPVSVPVAETAVRDEEAVRPLLTAFRVALDPGQLTAETVVELLTSRIGGASALELRRLRQSLRQLELSAGGGRGSDALLVEAVGVPGTLDSLGIGASAARRIARMIAGGRSASAEPGATAETVLWALWDAAGLSKRWYDLALAGGVLGLRADRDLDALMALFHTAERYVDRLPGASPAQFLDYLTEQELPMDTLAPRAQSADAVELLTPASAAGREWRLVFVAGLQDGTWPNTRLRGELLGSTLFTDCLDLGVVSALLVTPRSRLKDIRYDELRSFSAAISRASERLVCTGASTEDEVPSPFLDYISPLPEGVAVRPFTEVPRTLGLRPLVAELRQSVEADDADAPFAAGLLAELAAAGVPGAHPGEWYGLAPLSSTAPVVPPDGTVHVSPSKVETASKNPLDWFVSAAGGEAATDFARTLGTLVHSIAQDLPDGTFADYTAELQRRWPALGLGDSWEGEIDLAKATDMVRKLAEYVRTNERQLAGVEVDFEAPLDGVSTAEIAARTVLRGQVDRLERDEAGRLVVVDLKTGSRRPTAAELEQHAQLAAYQVAVAAGAFSEEPGAPAHAPESGGAELVQLGSGSTKLVVQRQAALTDAAWAIQLVERAAEIMAGATFEARHEPGAGFTGGCRLPDVCPLCARGRQVTE